The genomic region AGCACTTCCTCAGGAGGATTGTATTCGCGGGTGTCGCGCACGTACTGACTGCCTTGCTGCTCAGCCAGCGTGGCGTAGAGCTGCTCTTCGGTGATCAGTTTGAGGCCCAGCAGCACCGTACCCAGCGACACTCCGCTGCTGCGCTGCTGATCGAGCGCCGCCATGATCTGCTCCTCACTCACGAAACCGCGCGAGATCAGCCGCTCACCCAGCATCACCCCGCCCGTCGCTTTATTTTCCTCAAGATTGGGAACGGGCAAGCCGAGTTCAGGATAAAAGCTGGCAATCGCCCAGTTCACTTGCTCGCGCAGCGCCTGATAAGCCTCGACGGTGTACCCGCTCTCGTCTTCCATCAGTTCCAGCGAGGCGTTGTTGAGCGCGTCCACGAAGGCCACCCGCAAGGTGTTGTCTTCCAAGGCAAACGGCACGCCCCGCGCCTGCACCGCCGCCGAGGCCGGAATGCTGGCAATCGCCTGCGGATCGGGTGTCAGGGCCGTCAGATCGACCAGCGGCAACCCGAAGGCTTCTTCGAGGGCGCGGGCGATGCGTTTTTCGCCGATCACGCCGCCGTCAATCAAAATGTCGGCGAGGCGGCCTCCCACCTCGGTGTGGCGGTCGAGGGCTTTTTGCAAATCCATGTCGTTGACGTAGCCTTGCTCCAGCAAAATGGCTCCGAGGCGGCGATCACCAATCGAAAGGGTCATTTTTTCAGCTCCTTATTTGTTGTGGGTACTTGACTTGATGTTCGGCGCTCTTTGCCGTACCAATCGTGGCCGTAGCGCTTCAAGACCAAGCGCTCCAAGCGGCGGGCGAGGTGGGTGTGCGGCAGCGAATTGTTGACGATAGGATGAACCATCAGCGTATAAAGTCCGGCGATATTGCCGCCCAGCACGTCGGTAAAGAGCTGGTCGCCGACCATGCCGACTTGCTGCGGGGGCAGCCGCATATGGGCCAATGCCGTTTTGTAAGCGCGTTGAAACGGCTTCCCGGCCATACCGACGCCCTCGAAGCTGAGCTTGTCGAGCCAGAAGCGGGCGCGTTTGGCCGTGGCGTTGCTCAGCAAGTAGAGTTGCACCTCGGCGCGGCGCAGTTCGGCGGCCCAAGCGATGATTTCGGCCCGCTCCTGATAGCTGCCGTAGGGGATCAGGGTGTTGTCGAGGTCGAGCAGCAGGCCCCGCAGGCCACGCGCCGCCAAAAAGTCCGGCGTGATGAGCTCGATGCTCTCCAGCACTTCACGGGGCCGCAATAACCCGCGCCCGGCCTGCGGCGGAATGAAGTTCGGCGGCTCGGTGCTCATGCCCGCACCCCGATCAACGCCAGCATTCTGCCGGTGCGCCCGGCGTCTCGGCGGTGCGAATAAAAAGCGGGTTCGCAGGTGCAGCGCCCCGAGAGCCAGATCTGCTGAGGACTCAGGCCCGCTTCGCGCAGCACCTGAGCATTCACGCCCGCCAAATCGAGCTGCAAGCCGTTCAAATGCGTCCCGAAGCCCGCCGCCGCAAACTTGCCCGCGACTTCTGGCCCCACCGCATACTGCTGGGCGCTGATCCCCGGCCCCACCGCCGCCCGAATCCGCTCTGGGCGTGCGCCAAGGCGCTGCATGGCCTGTACGGTGCGCTCGGCAATGCGGCCCAGTGAACCCTTCCAGCCCGCGTGGGCCGCACCGACGACGCCCGCCTGGGGGTCTTCGAGCAAAATCGGGTAGCAGTCGGCGGTCAAAATGCCCAGCACCACTCCTGCCTCGGCGCTGACGTGGGCATCGGCCATTTGAATCTTGTTGGGACTGGCCTCTACTACTGCCGTGCCGTGAACCTGATCGAGCAAGGCCAGTGCGCCGAGCGCAAAGCCCAGCGGCTCCAGCGCCCTGCGACGGTTCTCGGCCACCGAAGCCGGATCGTCTTGCAGACCGCCTATCAAACGCTCATCGAGGTTGAGGCCGCCGCCCGCCGGAGCGCCGTAAACGCCCGACGACACTCCGCCGAGACGGGTCGTGAAAGCGTGGGGAGCATTCAAGTGCGGCGCGTGAAGCATCAGAAATTCAGTGTAGAGGTGCATGTCTCACTGGATTCTGTCAAGACGGGGCGGTGGGGGGGGTGGCAGGCGTCACGGTGCAGTGCTTCCAGCGCGTAGCAGCGCGGCCCGCCTGTTACCCTACTCGGATGACGCCGGAACGCTATGCCAAAATCGTGCGGGTTCTCTCCCTGCGCCAGCCCACCCTCAGCTTGCTGATGGACGAAGTCAACAAGCCGCACAACTTCAGCGCCATTCTCAGAACCTGCGACGCGGTGGGCGTACTGACCGCACACGCCGTACCGCCCAAAAATGGAGTGAGCGGTAACGGGCTGCTGCCCACCTTCAATGCCACGTCCGGCAGCGCCGAGAAATGGGTGGCGGTGCAGCCCCACGCCAGCGCTCTAGAAGCGGTGGCGACCCTCCAAGCTCAGGGGATGCAGGTGCTGGCCACCCACCTCTCGCAGCGCAGCGTGGATTACCGCGAGCTGGACTACACCCGCCCGACGTGCGTGCTGCTCGGCGCAGAAAAATGGGGGGTTTCAGATGAAGCTGCCGACGCCGCCGACGCCAACATCATCATTCCGATGTTCGGGATGGTGCAGAGCCTCAATGTCTCGGTGGCCGCCGCGACGATTTTGTTTGAAGCCCAGCGCCAGCGCCTCGCGGCGGGGATGTACGCCGAGCGCCAGCTCAGCGACGCCGAGTTCGAGCGCCTGAGTTTCGAGTGGGCTTACCCCGAGTTGGCACCGCTTTACCGCGAGCGCTCAGAAGCTTATCCGGCGCTGGGCGCAGCCGGCGAGTTGCTGAGTCCCGAAGCGCCAAGATGAGAGGGCCGCTCAGTAGAACATGATGGTTTTCAAAATCTAAAAAGTGTAGCGATTCTTTACAATGAAATTCGTACTGCATTAGCGCTCTTCATCCGACAGCGGTTTGCGCCGCGCTGCACGTGGGGCCGCCCCGCTCCCACCCCCGACCTTATAAGGAGGAATTTCAATGCCCGTATCACTCACCAAAGGCGGCAATGTCAGCCTGAGTAAAGAAGCGCCCGGACTTAAAAAGATCAACGTCGGTTTGGGCTGGGATACCCGCCGCACCGACGGCGCAGATTTCGACCTCGACGCGATGGTGTTTTTGGTCAACGACGCGGGAAAAGTTCGCAATGACCAAGACTTCGTGTTCTTCAACAACAAAACGTCGGCAGACGGCTCGGTGGTTCACCAAGGCGACAACCGTACCGGCGCGGGCGAAGGCGACGACGAAGTGGTCAGCATCGACCTCGAGAAAGTGCCTGCCGACGTGCAAAAAATCGTGATCGCCGTGGTGATCTACGAAGGCCCGAGCCGCAGCCAAAACTTCGGCATGGTTGAAAAAGCCTACGCCCGCGTCCTGAACGGCGACGGCGGCGCAGAAATCGCCCGTTATGACCTGACCGAAGACGGCGGCACCGTGACCGCCATGATTTTCGGCGAAATTTACCGCAACAGCGGCGAGTGGAAGTTCAAGGCGATTGGTCAGGGCTTTAACGAGGGCTTCGAGGCGTTGGTCAAAAGCTACGGCGTCAACGCCTAAGCCGCCACAAACGCAGACAACTCAGGAGCCGCGCCCCCGGTGCCTTGCCTTTAGCGGCGAGGCGTCGGGGCGCTTTTTTAATCGCTGAGACTTGCCTAGAGCGTTTGTCCGAATGGATGCCTGAGCAAAAAGCACGATCAGGCATCCATCCTCCCAAATGCTCTCCCTATTCCACTCCCGTTGGTTCTTGGACAGAACGGCACCTACCGGGCCTGCCCGCTCGGTCAGAAAAGAGCTTCTTTTTTGACAAATGCTCTAAAGGAGAACCATGCAGCTCACCACCGGCCAGCGCGTGCCGCTCGCCACCCTGAATATCCAGCAGCAGCTCGACCTTACCTTCGACGTTGCCGGCTCCGCGCCGCAGTACGCCGCCCTCTGCTTTTTGCTCGGCGCAGACAGCCGCTTGATCTCGCCCGACGCCACCATTTCGCCCAGCCAGCCCACCGCTGCGGGCGGCGCAGTGACTTGGCAAACCGGACAACCCGGCCAGCGCTTCAGCCTTGATTTGGGGCGCTTGCCTGCCACTGTGGAGCGCCTCGCCTTTGGCCTCGTACCGGAAGGCGGCGACCTGCGCGGGGTGCAGCGCGGCACCGTCAGCTTTGGCACGGCAGGCAATGCGGCGGCCACTTGGACGCTGAGCGGGCCAGATTTCAGCAACGAAAAAGCCATTATCGCCGCCGAGATTTACAGGCATCAGGGCGCTTGGCGCTTGATGATCAATGGTCAAGGCTTCTCGGACGGCCTGAGCGGCTTGGTGCGGCACTTTGGCGGCACTGGGCTGCCCAGTTTGCGGGCCGCCCCGCCGCCTGCGCCAATACCACCCGCAGCGACACCACCTCCATCACCCCCCAGCGGCGGCGGCCTTGACCTCTCGCGGCGCGGACGCCCAGACGCTGCGCCTGCGGGCCAGCCACCAGCGCCAGTTCAGCCTCCAGCCAGCGGCGGCATGAGCCTTAATAGGAACCGGGGAGCCTCACCCAGTTCGGCTAATACCAGTTCGACCAGTCCCAGCTCAGCACCTTCCAATGCCGCCCCCAGTCGCCCGATCTCGCTGACCAAAATCACCTTGGAAAAGCAGGGCCAAAGCGCCCGCATCAGCCTTCAGAAAGCAGGCACGCAGCGCATTCATGTCAACCTGAATTGGGAAGCCAAGCCCAGCAGCGCGGCTCCCAGCGGTGGCGGCGGCTTTTTGAGCAAGTTGCTGGGCAGCATGACCGGCGCGGACAAAGCCGCCGACCTCGATTTGGGCTGCATGTATGAGCTTGCCAGCGGTGAAAAAGGCGTGATTCAGGCGCTCGGCGGCAATTTTGGGAAGGCGGACGGCCCCCCTTTCATCAAGCTCGACCAAGATGACCGCTCCGGTGCGTCGGCGGGCGGCGAAAACTTGTATATCGAGCGGCCCGATTTGATCCGCAAAGTGCTGATTTTCGCCTTTATCTACGAGGGCGCGGGCAACTTCAGCGAAGTCGGCGGGCGGCTGAGCTTTAACGATCCGCAGGGCAACGAAATCAAGATGAGCCTTTCCAACCCCGCCGCCCTACCGTTTTGCGCGGTGGCGCTGGTGCAGGCGCACGGCAACGAACTGGTGATCACCAAAGAAGAGCGCTATTTCTCGGGCCACCGAGACTGCGATCAAGCGTTTGACTTCGGCTTTAGCTGGAAGGCGGGACGCAAGTGAGCGCCGCATGACCCAGCTTCAAGCCGGTGAAAAACGCAAATTCTCCGAAGTCGGCTTATCGAATCCGCTGACAGTCACGGTCAAGCACGGCTTGGACGGCCTAGACATCAGCGCCTTTGGCCTCAGCGCCGATAGGAAAATGGTGGGCGACAACTACATCGCCTTTTACAACAACCCCCACACTCCACTCGGCGAAATTATTGCCACGCTGGACGCGCATCAAGCCAGTTTCAAAATAGACCTCGCCAAGTTGCCCGCCAACGTCGAGCGGGTGATGTTGACCGCCACCCACGACGCGGCTCCGGTGGCCAGCGCTCCGCAACTGCTGATCGAAGTGGGCCAAGTCAGCTTTGACGCCAAGCCCGCGCTGAAAAGCGAGAAGGCCGCCATGCTACTCGAACTCTACAAGCACTCCGGCGAGTGGCGGGTGGGCGCAATCGGGCAAGGCTTTAACGGCGGCTTGGGCGACTTGATCGTTTATTTTGGCGGCGAAGTCGAAAACCCTGACGCTCCGTCCAGTCCTTCTTCCGCAGCGCCGCCCGCCACGCCCGCCGTCAGCCTCAAAAAGCAGACCCAGGTGAGACTCGATAAAGAAATTGCCGAGAAAGCCCCGCAA from Deinococcus detaillensis harbors:
- a CDS encoding TerD family protein gives rise to the protein MPVSLTKGGNVSLSKEAPGLKKINVGLGWDTRRTDGADFDLDAMVFLVNDAGKVRNDQDFVFFNNKTSADGSVVHQGDNRTGAGEGDDEVVSIDLEKVPADVQKIVIAVVIYEGPSRSQNFGMVEKAYARVLNGDGGAEIARYDLTEDGGTVTAMIFGEIYRNSGEWKFKAIGQGFNEGFEALVKSYGVNA
- a CDS encoding YqeG family HAD IIIA-type phosphatase, whose protein sequence is MSTEPPNFIPPQAGRGLLRPREVLESIELITPDFLAARGLRGLLLDLDNTLIPYGSYQERAEIIAWAAELRRAEVQLYLLSNATAKRARFWLDKLSFEGVGMAGKPFQRAYKTALAHMRLPPQQVGMVGDQLFTDVLGGNIAGLYTLMVHPIVNNSLPHTHLARRLERLVLKRYGHDWYGKERRTSSQVPTTNKELKK
- the trmH gene encoding tRNA (guanosine(18)-2'-O)-methyltransferase TrmH, coding for MTPERYAKIVRVLSLRQPTLSLLMDEVNKPHNFSAILRTCDAVGVLTAHAVPPKNGVSGNGLLPTFNATSGSAEKWVAVQPHASALEAVATLQAQGMQVLATHLSQRSVDYRELDYTRPTCVLLGAEKWGVSDEAADAADANIIIPMFGMVQSLNVSVAAATILFEAQRQRLAAGMYAERQLSDAEFERLSFEWAYPELAPLYRERSEAYPALGAAGELLSPEAPR
- a CDS encoding TerD family protein translates to MQLTTGQRVPLATLNIQQQLDLTFDVAGSAPQYAALCFLLGADSRLISPDATISPSQPTAAGGAVTWQTGQPGQRFSLDLGRLPATVERLAFGLVPEGGDLRGVQRGTVSFGTAGNAAATWTLSGPDFSNEKAIIAAEIYRHQGAWRLMINGQGFSDGLSGLVRHFGGTGLPSLRAAPPPAPIPPAATPPPSPPSGGGLDLSRRGRPDAAPAGQPPAPVQPPASGGMSLNRNRGASPSSANTSSTSPSSAPSNAAPSRPISLTKITLEKQGQSARISLQKAGTQRIHVNLNWEAKPSSAAPSGGGGFLSKLLGSMTGADKAADLDLGCMYELASGEKGVIQALGGNFGKADGPPFIKLDQDDRSGASAGGENLYIERPDLIRKVLIFAFIYEGAGNFSEVGGRLSFNDPQGNEIKMSLSNPAALPFCAVALVQAHGNELVITKEERYFSGHRDCDQAFDFGFSWKAGRK
- the pgeF gene encoding peptidoglycan editing factor PgeF translates to MHLYTEFLMLHAPHLNAPHAFTTRLGGVSSGVYGAPAGGGLNLDERLIGGLQDDPASVAENRRRALEPLGFALGALALLDQVHGTAVVEASPNKIQMADAHVSAEAGVVLGILTADCYPILLEDPQAGVVGAAHAGWKGSLGRIAERTVQAMQRLGARPERIRAAVGPGISAQQYAVGPEVAGKFAAAGFGTHLNGLQLDLAGVNAQVLREAGLSPQQIWLSGRCTCEPAFYSHRRDAGRTGRMLALIGVRA